A genomic region of Rhodococcus pyridinivorans contains the following coding sequences:
- a CDS encoding acyltransferase family protein — translation MDLPGVDVVRFVAVAAVLYSHIAFYLIDDLGTGWWGIDLTYEVLVKGAGLNQHLSSVGVTAFMMLTGMLVTRSAIRQDRRKFLIARAARLLPAFWVAILAAVVLVWLGINGTFSGHTTVSVSEAFLSFFLAAFFLKPQVIVLGVVWTLAAQISFYLWCVAGRSLLRTAPVAVPMLGAVLCMLVLLYNLYVPEPYTVPFLSKIASTLPTLFLGQIVYFGWAGLISLRALLAAMFAQIAVIVMATDINVYWSGSRYLWTVTVVFAAIVLVARYDGRLARSTVVSWVATRSYCIYLTHTLVMYRIYENTVGIVGTTAAIVLLLIGCGLVAEVLYRSVEVPAAHWIKSRWLAPKQVASDERTVAPTRA, via the coding sequence GTGGATCTGCCGGGCGTCGATGTCGTCCGGTTCGTCGCGGTCGCGGCCGTGCTCTACTCCCACATCGCCTTCTACCTGATCGACGACCTCGGGACGGGCTGGTGGGGCATCGACCTCACCTACGAGGTACTCGTCAAGGGCGCCGGCCTCAACCAGCACCTGTCGTCCGTCGGGGTGACGGCGTTCATGATGCTCACGGGCATGCTCGTCACCCGGTCCGCGATCCGGCAGGACCGCCGGAAGTTCCTCATCGCCCGGGCCGCGCGGCTCCTGCCGGCCTTCTGGGTGGCGATCCTCGCCGCGGTCGTGCTCGTGTGGCTCGGCATCAACGGCACCTTCAGCGGCCACACCACGGTGTCGGTCTCCGAGGCGTTCCTGTCCTTCTTCCTGGCTGCGTTCTTCCTGAAACCACAGGTGATCGTGCTCGGCGTGGTGTGGACGCTCGCCGCACAGATCTCGTTCTACCTGTGGTGCGTGGCGGGACGGTCGCTGCTGCGGACGGCGCCGGTGGCGGTGCCGATGCTCGGCGCCGTGCTGTGCATGCTGGTGCTCCTCTACAACCTGTACGTGCCCGAGCCGTACACGGTGCCGTTCCTGTCGAAGATCGCGTCGACGCTGCCGACCTTGTTCCTGGGGCAGATCGTGTACTTCGGCTGGGCCGGCCTGATTTCGCTGCGCGCCCTGCTGGCGGCGATGTTCGCGCAGATCGCGGTGATCGTGATGGCCACGGACATCAACGTCTACTGGTCGGGCAGCCGCTATCTGTGGACGGTGACGGTGGTCTTCGCGGCGATCGTGCTGGTCGCGCGGTACGACGGGCGCCTCGCGCGCTCGACCGTCGTCTCCTGGGTCGCGACCCGCAGCTACTGCATCTACCTGACCCACACCCTCGTGATGTACCGGATCTACGAGAACACCGTGGGCATCGTCGGCACGACCGCGGCGATCGTGCTGCTGCTGATCGGCTGCGGTCTCGTCGCCGAGGTGCTGTACCGCAGCGTCGAGGTTCCGGCTGCGCATTGGATCAAGAGCCGCTGGCTCGCGCCGAAGCAGGTCGCTTCCGACGAACGGACTGTCGCTCCGACCCGCGCGTAG
- a CDS encoding rhodanese-like domain-containing protein, which yields MPTVSVDLVPELGDEVVLLDVREDDEWELGHAPGALHIPLADVPAHIEELDPDAEIYVICRQGGRSLGAVEYLARIGYETFQVAGGMVAWQKHGLPLVSERDEPAKIY from the coding sequence GTGCCCACCGTGTCGGTCGACCTGGTACCCGAACTCGGCGACGAGGTCGTCCTCCTCGACGTCCGCGAGGACGACGAATGGGAACTCGGACACGCCCCCGGCGCGCTGCACATTCCGCTCGCCGACGTGCCCGCCCACATCGAGGAACTCGACCCCGACGCCGAGATCTACGTGATCTGCAGGCAGGGCGGCCGCTCCCTCGGAGCGGTCGAGTACCTGGCCCGCATCGGGTACGAGACCTTCCAGGTCGCGGGCGGCATGGTGGCGTGGCAGAAGCACGGACTCCCGCTCGTCTCCGAGCGCGACGAACCGGCAAAGATCTATTGA
- a CDS encoding superoxide dismutase: protein MAEYTLPDLPYDYAALEPHISAKIMELHHSKHHATYVAGANTALEKLAEARENGTMAAQATKLEKDLAFHLGGHTNHSVFWNNLSPEGGDKPEGELAAAIDDAFGSFDKFRDHFSANANSIQGSGWSILAWDSIGQRLIIVQLYDQQGNIPIGLTPLLMLDMWEHAFYLQYQNVKADYVKAFWNIVNWADVQARFERARTATSGLIV, encoded by the coding sequence GTGGCTGAATACACACTTCCGGACTTGCCCTACGACTACGCAGCGCTCGAGCCGCACATCTCGGCGAAGATCATGGAGCTGCACCATTCGAAGCACCACGCCACCTACGTCGCCGGTGCGAACACCGCTCTCGAGAAGCTGGCCGAGGCCCGCGAGAACGGCACCATGGCGGCCCAGGCGACCAAGCTCGAGAAGGACCTCGCCTTTCACCTGGGTGGTCACACCAACCACTCCGTCTTCTGGAACAACCTCTCCCCCGAGGGTGGCGACAAGCCCGAGGGTGAGCTCGCTGCTGCGATCGACGATGCCTTCGGTTCGTTCGACAAGTTCCGCGATCACTTCTCCGCGAACGCGAACTCCATCCAGGGCTCCGGCTGGTCGATCCTCGCGTGGGATTCGATCGGACAGCGTCTGATCATCGTCCAGCTGTACGACCAGCAGGGCAACATCCCGATCGGCCTGACCCCGCTGCTCATGCTCGACATGTGGGAGCACGCCTTCTACCTGCAGTACCAGAACGTCAAGGCCGACTACGTCAAGGCCTTCTGGAACATCGTCAACTGGGCGGACGTGCAGGCTCGCTTCGAGCGCGCTCGCACCGCCACCTCGGGCCTGATCGTCTAG
- the msrA gene encoding peptide-methionine (S)-S-oxide reductase MsrA, with the protein MSWFDEILARAGSKSQMVTREDALPGRAEPLPVPETHYVNGNRIVPPFPEGLQAAVVGMGCFWGAEKEFWQLDGVYSTAVGYSGGYTPNPTYEEVCSGRTGHTEVVLVVFDPKVIGYEHILQQFWENHDPTQGMRQGNDHGTQYRSAIYTHDETQIEVAEATAEAFGKRLADAGYGQITTEIAPLTQFYYAEDYHQQYLAKNPNGYCPVHATGVSCPVGLGA; encoded by the coding sequence ATGTCCTGGTTCGACGAGATCCTCGCCCGTGCAGGTTCGAAGTCGCAGATGGTGACGCGCGAGGACGCGCTCCCCGGTCGCGCCGAACCGCTGCCCGTCCCCGAGACCCACTACGTCAACGGCAACCGCATCGTTCCCCCCTTCCCCGAGGGCCTGCAGGCCGCAGTCGTCGGCATGGGTTGCTTCTGGGGCGCCGAGAAGGAGTTCTGGCAGCTCGACGGCGTCTACTCGACCGCGGTCGGCTATTCCGGCGGCTACACCCCCAACCCCACCTACGAGGAGGTGTGTTCCGGCCGGACCGGGCACACCGAGGTGGTGCTCGTCGTCTTCGACCCGAAGGTGATCGGCTACGAACACATCCTGCAGCAGTTCTGGGAGAACCACGACCCCACCCAGGGCATGCGGCAGGGCAACGACCACGGCACCCAGTACCGCTCGGCGATCTACACCCACGACGAGACGCAGATCGAGGTCGCCGAGGCCACGGCCGAAGCGTTCGGCAAGCGACTGGCCGACGCCGGATACGGGCAGATCACCACGGAGATCGCCCCGCTCACGCAGTTCTACTACGCGGAGGACTACCACCAGCAGTACCTCGCGAAGAATCCCAACGGCTACTGCCCCGTCCACGCCACCGGCGTGAGTTGCCCGGTGGGCCTCGGCGCCTGA
- a CDS encoding DUF4328 domain-containing protein encodes MSAYQICVRCENRWSVTYQPRQWCPACRGVLLSPVAPDGTVPPSRRNFRWVARPAGGAPTTEPTSPAHGCPAPETPSYREMPRWGLLDPLPDEAVEPDRAETAADLAPTLLVGTAVVFGLAAVAEAVRYGVLLYNRTRLVDPLVLALSDAAVWATQVVGPVVALAAAVASGLRLIDLRRRIYAERGLAESRSPLSILAGLVVPGLNLAMPGVFLTEIADRDPRLLRAIRTWWVLWVVNGVLMVALLAWRQRDTLQARADGVLLTAVLAALGTVVALSTLHVLRLFDDADLWGRPLRRRRFTHAAGPASSPIAPIVPAAVREQEQAREEQDDAPESAGERADDEERVEAVAP; translated from the coding sequence ATGTCGGCCTATCAGATCTGTGTGCGCTGTGAGAATCGCTGGTCGGTGACATATCAGCCGCGGCAGTGGTGCCCGGCCTGCCGCGGTGTGCTGCTCTCACCCGTCGCCCCCGACGGGACGGTTCCTCCGTCGCGCCGTAACTTCCGCTGGGTCGCGCGACCCGCGGGTGGTGCTCCGACGACCGAACCGACGTCGCCCGCGCACGGGTGTCCGGCTCCCGAGACCCCGTCCTATCGTGAGATGCCCCGCTGGGGACTGCTCGATCCGCTCCCGGACGAGGCCGTCGAACCCGATCGCGCCGAGACCGCCGCCGACCTCGCGCCGACGCTGCTCGTCGGCACCGCCGTCGTCTTCGGTCTCGCGGCGGTCGCCGAGGCCGTCCGGTACGGAGTGTTGCTGTACAACCGCACCCGTCTCGTCGACCCGCTCGTGCTCGCGTTGTCAGATGCCGCGGTGTGGGCGACCCAGGTGGTCGGGCCGGTCGTGGCGCTGGCCGCGGCGGTCGCATCCGGATTGCGGTTGATCGACCTGCGCCGGCGCATCTACGCCGAGCGTGGTCTCGCCGAGTCGCGGTCGCCGCTGTCCATCCTCGCGGGGCTGGTCGTTCCGGGCCTCAACCTCGCGATGCCCGGTGTCTTCCTCACCGAGATCGCCGACCGCGACCCGCGGTTGCTCCGCGCGATCCGCACCTGGTGGGTGCTGTGGGTGGTCAACGGTGTGCTCATGGTGGCGCTGCTCGCGTGGCGTCAGCGCGACACCCTGCAGGCCCGCGCCGACGGCGTCCTGCTCACCGCCGTCCTCGCGGCGCTCGGGACGGTCGTCGCGCTGTCGACCCTGCACGTCCTGCGCCTGTTCGACGACGCCGACCTGTGGGGACGGCCGCTGCGCCGTCGCCGCTTCACCCACGCGGCAGGTCCGGCCTCGTCGCCGATCGCGCCCATCGTCCCCGCCGCCGTGCGCGAGCAGGAACAGGCCCGCGAAGAACAGGACGACGCTCCGGAATCGGCCGGAGAACGAGCGGACGACGAGGAGCGCGTTGAGGCGGTGGCGCCGTGA
- a CDS encoding Rv1733c family protein, giving the protein MTTRAGYLRRTRRSLRRRDPLVRRTDKLEARCFTLMIAVMAILIPVAVWVSATMWSSQLELSEKQNAERVSVTAVLDADALSDSSGWGETVKISSAPATWGWGDETRHALVQVDSLATAGSEVQVWVEGSTGEYTQPPLTTSAAKFTAVLSGVWLWTFSAAAAAGLFALAHWRLEVRRSREWSRDIEAFLGSTSSH; this is encoded by the coding sequence ATGACGACCAGAGCGGGGTATCTGCGGCGTACACGGCGAAGTCTGCGCAGGCGGGATCCGCTCGTGCGTCGCACCGACAAGCTCGAGGCGCGCTGCTTCACCCTCATGATCGCCGTGATGGCGATCCTGATCCCCGTCGCGGTGTGGGTGTCCGCCACCATGTGGAGCTCCCAGCTCGAACTCTCCGAGAAGCAGAATGCCGAACGTGTCAGCGTCACGGCCGTCCTCGACGCCGATGCCCTGAGCGACTCCTCCGGATGGGGCGAGACCGTGAAGATCTCCTCGGCCCCCGCGACCTGGGGTTGGGGCGACGAGACGCGTCACGCGCTCGTCCAGGTGGACAGTCTCGCGACCGCGGGCAGCGAGGTGCAGGTCTGGGTTGAGGGGAGCACCGGCGAATACACGCAGCCCCCGCTGACCACCTCCGCCGCGAAGTTCACCGCCGTGCTGTCCGGGGTGTGGTTGTGGACGTTCTCCGCCGCCGCCGCGGCCGGGCTGTTCGCCCTCGCGCACTGGCGTCTCGAGGTGCGGCGCAGCCGCGAGTGGAGCCGGGACATCGAAGCGTTCCTCGGCTCCACCAGCAGCCACTGA
- a CDS encoding LLM class F420-dependent oxidoreductase — translation MELRIFTEPQQGATYDDLLAVAQTAERLGYGAFFRSDHYLAMNAEGLPGPTDAWITLAGLARDTSTIRLGTLVTSATFRYPGPLAISVAQVDAMSGGRVDFGFGAGWFEEEHLAYGIPFPTLKERFDRFEESLAVITGLWDTPEGETFSYEGEHVRIENSPALPKPYQRPHPPIVMGGAGKKRTPALAARYADEFNVPFKSLDETKVLFERVRSACRDAGRDPEELTYSNALVLCCGRDEDEIARRAARIGREVDELRENGLAGTPQELIEKIRTFAEAGTQRIYLQVLDLADLEHLELVANEVMPAVADL, via the coding sequence ATGGAATTACGCATCTTCACCGAACCCCAGCAGGGCGCCACCTACGACGACCTCCTCGCCGTCGCACAGACCGCGGAACGACTCGGCTACGGCGCGTTCTTCCGCTCCGACCACTACCTGGCCATGAACGCCGAGGGTCTGCCCGGACCGACGGACGCATGGATCACGCTGGCCGGTCTCGCCCGCGACACGTCGACGATCCGCCTCGGCACGCTCGTCACCTCGGCGACCTTCCGGTACCCCGGCCCGCTCGCAATCTCCGTCGCGCAGGTCGACGCCATGAGCGGCGGACGCGTCGACTTCGGATTCGGAGCCGGCTGGTTCGAGGAGGAGCACCTCGCCTACGGCATCCCCTTCCCCACGCTGAAGGAGCGGTTCGACCGCTTCGAGGAGTCCCTCGCGGTCATCACCGGCCTGTGGGACACCCCCGAGGGCGAGACGTTCTCGTACGAGGGCGAGCACGTGCGGATCGAGAACTCCCCGGCGCTGCCGAAGCCGTACCAGCGTCCCCACCCACCGATCGTCATGGGCGGCGCAGGCAAGAAGCGCACGCCGGCACTGGCGGCGCGCTACGCCGACGAGTTCAACGTGCCGTTCAAGTCGCTGGACGAGACGAAGGTCCTGTTCGAGCGGGTGCGCTCGGCCTGCCGGGATGCTGGACGCGACCCCGAGGAACTGACCTACTCGAACGCACTCGTGCTGTGCTGCGGCCGGGACGAGGACGAGATCGCGCGTCGCGCGGCACGGATCGGCCGTGAGGTCGACGAACTGCGGGAGAACGGACTCGCGGGCACGCCGCAGGAGTTGATCGAGAAGATCCGCACCTTCGCCGAGGCCGGGACGCAGCGCATCTACCTGCAGGTCCTCGATCTCGCCGATCTCGAGCACCTCGAACTGGTGGCGAACGAGGTCATGCCCGCCGTCGCGGATCTCTGA